The DNA region AGGCTCTAAAGATAAAATTATTCCAGCTTGTATAGCACTGGTATCTTTTAAGGCATATATCTGCATAATATAACAAACTGCTGTACAAAATATACCTAATATTATTATTACTCCCCATAATTTCATATCATGTGGAAATTTAAAAGATTCAGTAGTGAATGAGATAAGTCCATTCATAATAGCAATTATTCCCATTTGTAAAGCACCTATGGCTACTGAATCTGCATTTTTAGGAATCTGTTCCATAACTAATACTTGGAGAGCAAAAGCGAAAGCACAGATAATACATAATAAATCTCCTTTATTTATAGTCAACTGCTCATTTAAAGTTAAAAAAGCTATACCCATACTTGCCAAAATAACACTTACAAGCAATCTAAATTTTATTTTCTTTTTTAAAAAAATAACTGATATTACTGGAATCATTACTACAGAAAGGCTTATTAAAAATCCTGCATTAGAAGCACTTGTATATTTTACTCCAATGGTCATTGTGAGCACTGATATAAATGCTAAAATTCCTAATATAACTGAATATTTTAATGTTACTTTATCTGAGTTTAATATTCTTTTATGAAAGAATACAGCTGTCACTAAAAAAGCTGTTCCGAATCTTAGAGTAGTAAGATTAAATGGTTCCAATAAACCTATTCCTATCTTAGTTAGAAAATAAGTTGAACCCCAAAATAGAGCTACTAATCCTACAAAAAAATTCGCTCTTAACTGTCTGTTCATTTCTTCCCCCTATGTTTTTAATATTATATAGTCATTTTTAAAATTTTTTATAATAATTTTTTTCATTTTAGAATGCTTTCTCTAAACTTCAATATCCTCTTTGAAATATATATTTTATTTTATATTTTTATTAATACTGTTTAAAATATGCTTTCATTGGTCAAATAATTAATTATTAATAACATTATAATATAATATTAAATAATATGAAATACTATTTTTATTTTTCTTTAATATTGTTTAAAATATATTTTCATTATTGAAATGATACAAAATATTTTATCAATTATTTTAAAAGAATATAAAGATATCACTAATAAAAAATATAATATAATGTTTCTTTTTTCTTTAAAATTTATTACAATATAATAAAGAAATTTCAATTTTAGAAAGGAACAACAATGAATAATAGAAAAAGATATAATTCTTTAGATAATTATTTTAAAAATACTTTTGGAGAAAAAATATATAAAGTTTCATTAGATGGAGGATTTACCTGTCCAAACAGAGATGGGACTTTAAGTACTGAAGGGTGCATATTCTGTAGTGAAAGTGGCAGTGGTGATTTTGGTGGAAGCAGAAAATTATCTATTAGTGAACAGATAAATGAACAATTAAAACTTATAGAAAAAAAATTTCCTTCTGGAAAAGTCATAGCTTACTTTCAAAATTTTACTAATACTTATGGAAATGTTGAATATTTAAGAAAAGTATATTATGAAGCTTTAGCTCATCCCAGAGTTATAGGGCTGGCTATTGCTACCAGACCAGACTGCTTAGAAGATAATGTAATAGAATTATTGGATGAAATAAATAATAAATATTTTTTATGGATAGAGCTTGGACTTCAGACTATAAATGAAAAAGTTGCAGAAGTTATCAATAGACAATATCCTTTAAAAACTTATGAAAAAGCAGCAGAAAAATTAAAAAAACATAGTATAAAATTTGTTACTCATATAATTATAGGGCTTCCAGGAGAAAAAGAAGAAGACTCTTTAAATACAGCCATATTTTCTGAGAAATGTGGGACATGGGGTATAAAGTTACATTTACTGCATATTATAAAAAACACTGAATTAGAAAAATATTATAAGGCAAATGAATTAAAAATACAAAAAAAAGATGAATATGTGAAAAAAGTAGTTAAAATATTACAAAATATATCGTATAATATAGTTATACATAGATTGACAGGAGATGGAAATAAAGATACACTGGAAGCACCATTATGGAGTCTTAATAAAAGAGATGTTTTAAATAGTATTGAAAAAGAAATGAAAATGGGAAATTTATACCAAGGGGGAACTGAAATTTAAAGGGGGCGTTTTAAAATGGGAGTAATTATTAAATTAAATGCTATGAAAAATCAACTTACATCTATAGAAAAGAAAATAGCTGAGTATATACTGGCGGATCCTGAAAGGATAAAGAATCTTAATACTTATGAAATTGCAAATAATTGTGATACTAGTCAAGCTTCTATTGTAAGGTTTTCAAAAAAACTTGGCTTTAAAGGATTTCCTGATTTTAAGCTTTCACTTAGTCAAGATATTGGAAATAGAAAAGCGGAATCGCATGTAAATATAATGCATGAAGAAATTAAACCTTCTGATACTTTTGAAATAATTG from Fusobacterium sp. includes:
- a CDS encoding TIGR01212 family radical SAM protein (This family includes YhcC from E. coli K-12, an uncharacterized radical SAM protein.), which translates into the protein MNNRKRYNSLDNYFKNTFGEKIYKVSLDGGFTCPNRDGTLSTEGCIFCSESGSGDFGGSRKLSISEQINEQLKLIEKKFPSGKVIAYFQNFTNTYGNVEYLRKVYYEALAHPRVIGLAIATRPDCLEDNVIELLDEINNKYFLWIELGLQTINEKVAEVINRQYPLKTYEKAAEKLKKHSIKFVTHIIIGLPGEKEEDSLNTAIFSEKCGTWGIKLHLLHIIKNTELEKYYKANELKIQKKDEYVKKVVKILQNISYNIVIHRLTGDGNKDTLEAPLWSLNKRDVLNSIEKEMKMGNLYQGGTEI
- a CDS encoding DMT family transporter, encoding MNRQLRANFFVGLVALFWGSTYFLTKIGIGLLEPFNLTTLRFGTAFLVTAVFFHKRILNSDKVTLKYSVILGILAFISVLTMTIGVKYTSASNAGFLISLSVVMIPVISVIFLKKKIKFRLLVSVILASMGIAFLTLNEQLTINKGDLLCIICAFAFALQVLVMEQIPKNADSVAIGALQMGIIAIMNGLISFTTESFKFPHDMKLWGVIIILGIFCTAVCYIMQIYALKDTSAIQAGIILSLEPVFSAFFAFVFLDELLSVKGYIGAVLLFISVILAGVI